Proteins encoded together in one Desulfonatronovibrio magnus window:
- the mnmE gene encoding tRNA uridine-5-carboxymethylaminomethyl(34) synthesis GTPase MnmE, giving the protein MIDNHDTITAIATPIGTGSVGIVRISGSMSLTIAAKLHWKGRTSFKPYHLTHAWIKDSAGHVLDEVLMCYMPGPGSYTGEDVIEINCHGNPAILEAVLEAAVYAGARQAEPGEFTKRAFLNGKMDLTEAEAVLELINAPTRTGVYFAGQKLQGGLGRKIANLRQTLEELRKELCLTVDFPEEELECISPGSLIDRVRKCIDEINILMKDYEQNRIWSEGVTVALAGCVNAGKSSLMNAVLGRERAIVTDVPGTTRDYIEEMINVQGLPVKLVDTAGFRDTDDMVELKGLEKGREIADSAGIVMFIVDSVTQICQQGLEFLKRMDKKKIIIALNKWDLVQNTQNYLSDHLESYPVVVKVSAKTGHGLDELIQSIRKMALKGQMIAPEGKLVPNLRQMVCLNKAVHELDLLVQDTEAQLPFDLLSVRLDYACSALDEITGRITPDEVLNSIFDNFCIGK; this is encoded by the coding sequence ATGATAGATAATCATGATACCATAACTGCTATCGCAACTCCCATAGGCACAGGTTCCGTGGGTATAGTCAGGATCAGCGGCAGCATGAGCCTGACCATTGCCGCTAAGCTGCACTGGAAAGGTCGCACCAGCTTCAAACCCTATCATCTGACCCATGCCTGGATCAAAGACAGTGCAGGTCACGTTTTGGATGAAGTACTCATGTGTTATATGCCTGGCCCAGGATCATACACCGGGGAGGATGTAATCGAGATAAACTGCCATGGCAACCCAGCCATCCTGGAGGCAGTGCTGGAAGCAGCAGTCTATGCAGGTGCCCGGCAGGCAGAACCTGGAGAGTTTACCAAGCGGGCTTTTCTCAATGGCAAAATGGATCTTACAGAGGCAGAAGCAGTTCTGGAATTGATCAACGCTCCTACAAGGACCGGGGTTTACTTTGCAGGGCAGAAGCTTCAGGGGGGGCTTGGCCGTAAAATTGCGAATCTCAGACAGACGCTGGAAGAACTTAGAAAAGAATTATGTCTGACAGTTGACTTTCCAGAAGAAGAGCTTGAGTGTATTTCTCCAGGCAGTTTAATCGACAGGGTCAGGAAGTGCATTGATGAGATCAATATCCTGATGAAGGATTATGAACAGAACAGGATCTGGTCCGAGGGAGTGACTGTTGCGCTGGCTGGCTGCGTTAATGCTGGTAAGTCCAGCCTGATGAACGCTGTTCTTGGCAGGGAAAGGGCCATAGTTACTGATGTGCCCGGCACCACCAGAGATTACATTGAGGAAATGATTAATGTCCAGGGATTGCCTGTTAAGCTGGTAGATACTGCAGGGTTTCGTGATACAGATGACATGGTCGAGCTCAAAGGCCTTGAAAAAGGCAGGGAAATAGCCGATTCAGCAGGAATTGTCATGTTTATTGTTGATTCTGTAACCCAGATTTGTCAGCAAGGCTTGGAATTTCTTAAAAGAATGGACAAAAAAAAGATCATCATTGCCTTGAACAAATGGGATCTTGTTCAGAACACGCAAAACTATCTGAGTGATCACCTGGAGTCATATCCTGTAGTTGTTAAAGTATCTGCCAAAACAGGACATGGCCTGGATGAACTTATTCAGTCCATCAGGAAAATGGCCCTCAAGGGGCAGATGATTGCTCCTGAAGGAAAGCTTGTACCTAATTTGAGACAAATGGTCTGTCTGAACAAAGCGGTTCATGAACTTGATCTTCTTGTGCAGGACACTGAGGCTCAACTTCCTTTTGACCTTTTGTCTGTGAGACTGGATTATGCATGTTCTGCATTGGATGAAATAACAGGGCGCATTACCCCGGATGAGGTGCTTAATTCAATTTTTGATAATTTTTGTATCGGAAAATAA